From the genome of Candidatus Defluviilinea proxima:
TCTTTACAAACAAAGACCTACCTGACACTCACTCAGAAATGGCATTGCCACTTCGAAGCGGAAACAAGATCATTGGCGCACTTGACGTACAAAGCACAGAAACAGGCGCTTTCTCAAGCGAAGATGTGCAAACTCTGAGCTTGCTCGCAAGCCAAGTAAGCCTTGCCATTGAAAATGCCCGCCTCTTTGAAGAAGAAAACACCACACTGGAAGAATTGCAGACGATCAGCCGCCAATCCACCCGCGATGCATGGAAACGTCTTCCTCAGAAACAAAAGCTTCTGGGATATCGTTACAACGCCATGGGTTCAACACCACTCAAAGAATTTGTTAAATTGGCAGAATCAGATAAAGGCAAGACAAAAGCCAAAGGCGCTGAAGCAGGCCCCTTTGTCGTCCCGATCGAACTGCGTGGTGAGATAATCGGTAATCTCCTCGTCCAGTCATCCACTGGAAAAGAGTGGAATTCCGATGAACAGGATATCATCAAAGCAGTGGCAGAACGCGTAGCCCTCTCTGCAGAAAACGCACGTCTATTCGAAGAAACGAACCAGCGTGCTGAACGTGAACGTCTCGTCTCTGATATCACGAGCAAGATCAGAAGTCACAACAACCCGCAAGCCATGATCGAAACGGCCGTCAATGAGCTCCGCAATGCATTGGGTGCCAGCCGGGTGGAAGTCATTCCACAAAAGACAACAGACGGCATAGAAGAAAAGGAATAAGGTGTGAGATGGCTTATGTAATCGCAATGTCAAACGAAAAAGGCGGCGTAGCTAAAACAACATCCACGCTTTCGCTAGGTGCGGCGTTGGCCGAGCTGAACTATCGCGTGCTGTTAATCGACCTTGACCCACAGGCAAATCTTTCACTTGCCCTCGGGCTTGAGACCGAGGAGGTAAGTGTTACTTCCGCGAGCGTTTTGATCGAAAATGCCGCGATTAAAACGGGCATTCAAAAATCGGATATCAAAAACCTTGATCTTATCCCGTCCAGTTTCAAGATCGAGGACGCTGAACAATTTTTGCCTATGCGGACGCATTACCTCATGACGCTTCGCGAGGCCCTTGCGGCTGAGAAGCTCCCCTACGACTATATCCTCCTCGATTGCCCTCCCGCACTCGGCGCGATCACCCTTAACGCACTTTCAGCGGCCGATCTACTTATCATCCCTACGCAAGCGGAATATTTCTCAGCCTACGCATTAAGAAACATGATGGGCACCATTCGCCGTATCAGGCAGGAAGTAAATCCTGGCCTTGCCTATCGCATTCTTGTCACCCTGCTTGATCGCCGTAACCGCACACACCGCAACATCTTCGAACAACTACAAACCACATTTGGACAGGGTGTGTTTACGACCGTTATTGAAATTGATACCAAATTAAGAGAAAGCCCAATTGCCGGAGTGCCGATCACTCACTACAAGCCAGGAAGTCGCGGCTCACAACAATACCGTGTTCTTGCCCAGGAGTTAATTGAATATGCCAAAGAAGAAGCCAGTCGCCAAGCGGCTTAAAAAGCTATTTAAAGGTATTGAGTACGAAGAACCAAACGCCGCGCAACCAGAAGGCGTCTCTAAAAACGCGCCTGTTGAAAACGTAAAATCTTCAACAGAAGCCCTGCCTACTGTTAGACGTGCACGTGCTTTGGAACCTGTGCAAACCATGCAAGTAGATAAAGCGTTGGCACTGGCGTTTAAGACTGGCCCGGAAAATTGGGCTACCCTGCAAGTATTGGACGAAACACAAGAACGGGAATGGAGCGAGGAAGATCAGCTACTAGTACAGCAGGTTACCGATCAGCTTTCGCTCGCCCTTGAAAATGCACGCCTGTTTCAAGAAACACAACGCCGCGCCCAAGAAATGACCGCGCTCGCTGAAGTAGGGCGCGAAATTTCTGCTACTCTTGATCTGAAAACTGTTCTCGAAAGAATCGCAGAGTATGCTATTAAACTTCTCAACGGCCTAACCGTTGCAGTGTACATTCCAGACGCAGAATCTAAAATGCTCACCCCCATTGCTGTGGTGGGGTTGGAAGCCGAAGAGGTGTTGAAAGATCCTCTTCAGGTCGGGACAGGCGTCATTGGCGCAGTTGCCAAAACAAAAACTGGCGAGATTGTCAATAACGTAAATTACGACAAACGTGCAATAACTGTTCAGGGCACAGCAGAAAATACACCCTATGAACACCTGATGGTAGCCCCAGTGCTGTTACAAGATCGCCTGACGGGTGTGCTCGCTATTTGGCGTGAAGGGGAAGGCACTGATTTCAACCAAAATGAATTTGACTTCCTCTCAAGCCTTGCCCAACAAACCGCCATCGCCATCGAAAATGCACGTCTTTTCGAAGATGTCACCAGCAGTCAAAGCCAGCTCTCAGAAGCCTTACATATTGCACGCATCGGTTACTTTGAATTTGATCAAAATACCCAGATCATTACAGTAACGAACGAATTACTCGACCTCGTAGGGACAACACCGGAGAAAGAAGGCGGTTACCAGGTTCCTGTTGACTATATTCTCGGAAAGTTCGTTGTTCCTGAAGATCGCCACCTCTTAACCCAAGCAATCAACGATACCCTTAATGCCAAGGAAGGCGAAAAGGATATCAGTGTGGAAACCCGGTATCGAACTGTAGACGGTCGTATCATCTGGGTAAGTTCCACATATAAAGCTGAACGTGACGCACAAGGCAACCCGATCAAGATCGTTGGGTCTTCGCAGGATATCACCGAACGCAAGATCAACGAACTGACACAGGCCGCCATTACGCACATCTCTGAAAGTGCTCTTACATCAAAAACAGACAACGAGCTTTTCAAAACGGTTTACGATTCAATTCAGACCATTCTGCCTGCCAAAAACTTCTACATTGCGCTCTACAATCAAACAACCAACATGATTCATTTCCCATATCATGCTGATGAACATGATGATGATTGGGCTCCGCGCAAACTCGGTAGAGGGTTAACCGGTTATGTTATTCGATCAGGCAAAGCCCTGCGGACTACGCCAGAAATTTATTCCGACCTTGAGGCCTCAGGTGAGATCATTGCCGATGGCACTCCCAGCGTGGATTGGCTTGGCGTTCCGCTAAAAAGCGAAGGCGTTGTTCGCGGCGTGATGGCAATACAAGTCTACGACCAGGCTGTACGCATTACAGACCGTCACCAGGAGATCCTTTCGATCTTGAGCGGTCAAGCAATGGCTGCATTAGAACGTCTACAAGCCAGAGAGACGCTGGAAAGACGTAACACGTACCTTGCGGCTTCGGCTGAGATCGGTCGTCTCGTTACCTCCACACTCGACCTAAACACGATCTTCACACGGACCGTCAACCTGATTAATGACCGATTTGGTTTTTACTTCGCTTCGATCTATGAAATCGATGAAGATGGTTTCCATGCCATCCTTCGTGAAGGAACTGGCGGCGCTGGCGAGACAATGAAGATCCAGAAATACCGGGTATCTGTCGGGACACAAAGTGTTATCGGCAAAGCAACAGATACAGGCGAGACTGTCATCGTCAACAACGTGTACGATGAACAAATGCATCAGCCCAACCCGTTATTGTTAGATACGCAATCAGAGATCGCCATCCCATTGAAAGTCGGTGGAAAGATCCTCGGCGTGATCGATATTCAGTCGAAAACCGCACAAGCCTTTACCGCAGATGACATCGCAGTGTTGCAATCATTGGCAGATCAGGTTGCTGTTGCAATCAACAACGCTAAGCTCTACGATGAATCACAGGAACTCATCAAAACACTCAAGGAAGTGGATCAACTCAAGAGTCAGTTCCTTGCGAACATGAGTCATGAACTGCGAACCCCTTTGAACTCCATCATCGGTTTCTCGCGCGTTATCTTAAAAGGCATCGATGGCCCTGTCACCGAAATGCAGGGACAGGATCTGACAGCCATCTACAATTCAGGTCAACACCTGCTCGGCCTCATCAACGACATCCTCGACCTGGCCCGCATCGAAGCTGGCAAGATGGAACTCAACTTCGAGGAAGTACATCTCTCCGAAATGATCCACAGCGTGTTTTCCACTGCGAAGGGTCTTGTCAAGGAGAAGCCGGTTCAGTTGTTGGAAAAGGTTCCGCCGGATATGCCAACCATCCGCGGCGATACGATGCGCGTTCGCCAGGTTATGATCAACCTGATCTCGAACGCATCCAAGTTCACCGATGAGGGTTCGATCACGATCCAAACCGAAGTGCAAAAGGGCCCCAATGGAAAGTTGGAAGCTCTCATCAACGTAATAGATACGGGCCCAGGCATTTCACAGGAAGGGCAGGAAAAACTCTTCAAGGCCTTCTCACAAGTGGACGGTTCGGCCACTCGTAAATCCGGCGGTTCAGGCCTTGGACTTTCGATCTGCGCCAACCTCGTACAGTTACATGGCGGCCGCATCGGTGTTCACAGTGAAGAAGGCAAAGGCTCTACATTCTGGTTCACCGTTCCACTCTTCAAACAACCCGCAGAAGAGATTCCGCAGGACAAGAAAGTTGTCCTTGCCATCGACGATGACCCGCAAGTGATCAGTTTATACGAACGCTATCTCAACCCACAGGGATATTATGTAGTGCCACTTACACAACCGGCAAAAGCAAAGGAACGCATTAAGGAACTCAAGCCGTTTGCTGTTACCCTTGACATCATGATGCCGAACATAGATGGCTGGACCGTGCTGACCGAACTCAAGTCTGATCCAGAAACACGTGATGTTCCCATCATCATCTGTTCCATTGTTGAACAAACGGATAAAGGTTTCAACCTCGGTGCGGCTGATTATCTCGTCAAACCGATCCTTGAGGAAGAAATTGTCCACGCTTTGGACCGTATCAATAAACATGGAGATATTCACGAAGTGCTGGTCATCGATGATGACCCGAACGATCTACGCCTGATCGAGAAACTTCTAAATCAGGATGGAAAATATAAGACCACACTTGCCGAAGGTGGACGCAAAGGCTGGGAACTTATCAATACCCACGCGCCCGATGCGATCATCCTGGATATCTTCATGCCCGAAATGGATGGATTCACCATATTGGAAAAACTGCGCGAGGACCCAACACTGCGCGACATCCCAGTTTTAGTGGTAAGTGGCGGCGGCCTGACCAATGAACAACAAAAGCAACTTGCCGATTATGGGCAAAGGCTGATCGCCAAAGGTTCGCTCAAAGAGAATGACCTGATCTCAAGTATCGAGAGCGCACTTAGACGTATCGGCGACTGAGCCAAAAACACCTTACATCATGGAAATGAAAATAGAATGTCATTCGTAATTCGTTGTCTCGATTGCGGCCATGCCGCTTCTTTCATGCCCAACTCAATGCACTGCCCCAAGTGCAATAGTCAGTGGCGTGAAGCTGAATATGATATGGAAGAGGTCAGCAAGACTTTTCCATCACAACTCAAGAACCGGGAGTTCGGTTTGTGGCGCTACAAGGAGCTTCTCCCGATTCACAACCCCAACCCAAGCTTAAGGCTTGGCGAAGGTGGTACCCCTCTCATCAAAGCCGCAAACCTTGGCATGATGCTCGGTCTCACCAATCTTTACATCAAAGATGAGCGTCAGGGACCCACCTCCTCATTCAAGGATAGGCAGGCCGCTCTTACGATTGCCGCACTCAAAGAAGGTGGTGTGACCGAAATGGTCGCCGCATCCACAGGGAATGTAGCCATCTCGCTTTCGGCATATGCGGCTCGGGCGGGAATCAAGCTTTGGGCTTTCGTCACCAGCCTTGTTCCCGGGGTAAAGATGCGCGAGATCGCTTTGTACGGGAGTCAGGTGATTAAGATCACTGGGTCCTACGATCAAGCAAAGCTTATGGCGGCAGAGTTCGCACGTCAACGCGGTTT
Proteins encoded in this window:
- a CDS encoding ParA family protein — translated: MSNEKGGVAKTTSTLSLGAALAELNYRVLLIDLDPQANLSLALGLETEEVSVTSASVLIENAAIKTGIQKSDIKNLDLIPSSFKIEDAEQFLPMRTHYLMTLREALAAEKLPYDYILLDCPPALGAITLNALSAADLLIIPTQAEYFSAYALRNMMGTIRRIRQEVNPGLAYRILVTLLDRRNRTHRNIFEQLQTTFGQGVFTTVIEIDTKLRESPIAGVPITHYKPGSRGSQQYRVLAQELIEYAKEEASRQAA
- a CDS encoding GAF domain-containing protein, producing MPKKKPVAKRLKKLFKGIEYEEPNAAQPEGVSKNAPVENVKSSTEALPTVRRARALEPVQTMQVDKALALAFKTGPENWATLQVLDETQEREWSEEDQLLVQQVTDQLSLALENARLFQETQRRAQEMTALAEVGREISATLDLKTVLERIAEYAIKLLNGLTVAVYIPDAESKMLTPIAVVGLEAEEVLKDPLQVGTGVIGAVAKTKTGEIVNNVNYDKRAITVQGTAENTPYEHLMVAPVLLQDRLTGVLAIWREGEGTDFNQNEFDFLSSLAQQTAIAIENARLFEDVTSSQSQLSEALHIARIGYFEFDQNTQIITVTNELLDLVGTTPEKEGGYQVPVDYILGKFVVPEDRHLLTQAINDTLNAKEGEKDISVETRYRTVDGRIIWVSSTYKAERDAQGNPIKIVGSSQDITERKINELTQAAITHISESALTSKTDNELFKTVYDSIQTILPAKNFYIALYNQTTNMIHFPYHADEHDDDWAPRKLGRGLTGYVIRSGKALRTTPEIYSDLEASGEIIADGTPSVDWLGVPLKSEGVVRGVMAIQVYDQAVRITDRHQEILSILSGQAMAALERLQARETLERRNTYLAASAEIGRLVTSTLDLNTIFTRTVNLINDRFGFYFASIYEIDEDGFHAILREGTGGAGETMKIQKYRVSVGTQSVIGKATDTGETVIVNNVYDEQMHQPNPLLLDTQSEIAIPLKVGGKILGVIDIQSKTAQAFTADDIAVLQSLADQVAVAINNAKLYDESQELIKTLKEVDQLKSQFLANMSHELRTPLNSIIGFSRVILKGIDGPVTEMQGQDLTAIYNSGQHLLGLINDILDLARIEAGKMELNFEEVHLSEMIHSVFSTAKGLVKEKPVQLLEKVPPDMPTIRGDTMRVRQVMINLISNASKFTDEGSITIQTEVQKGPNGKLEALINVIDTGPGISQEGQEKLFKAFSQVDGSATRKSGGSGLGLSICANLVQLHGGRIGVHSEEGKGSTFWFTVPLFKQPAEEIPQDKKVVLAIDDDPQVISLYERYLNPQGYYVVPLTQPAKAKERIKELKPFAVTLDIMMPNIDGWTVLTELKSDPETRDVPIIICSIVEQTDKGFNLGAADYLVKPILEEEIVHALDRINKHGDIHEVLVIDDDPNDLRLIEKLLNQDGKYKTTLAEGGRKGWELINTHAPDAIILDIFMPEMDGFTILEKLREDPTLRDIPVLVVSGGGLTNEQQKQLADYGQRLIAKGSLKENDLISSIESALRRIGD